The genomic DNA TGACCGGTTCATAGGCACTCCCCGGAACGTACCGGGCGATAGAACTGTCCTCCAGCCCGCCGAGCCAGAGTGTCCCGTGGCGATCAAAGAGGATTCCGTCCGTCGCGACGATGGTCGCCACCCGCTCCAGTTGGCGCGCGAGTGCTTCGTCCGTCAGCGCGGGATCGCGCAGGGCCTGGGTGGGAATGCGCCACAGCGAGTGGCCCGTGAGGACGGTCCAATAGAGCGTGTCGCCGTCCAGGCTCAGGGCGATGCCATCGGACTGGATGCTCCGGTTCAGGCGTTTGCCCATCACCGTGAGACCGCTGTCCTCGGCGTGCGTGGAGGGGTGCTCGCGCAGGACCTTGCGCGCGGCGCCGCTCTTCAGGTCGAGCACCACCAGCCCTCCGGCCTGGGAATCGGTGAGGTAGGCCACGTCGCGCCGGGTGTCGACCCGGACGTCGTTGAGGTAGCTGTTCCCGGAGGAGATGTCCGGCTCGAAGGCATAGGTGCGCACGAGCTGGCCCTCCAGGTCGAACCGGTGGAGCCGGGGCGGGGCGATGACGCCCTTGAACTGGGCGTTGCCCGTGTCCAGGACCCAGAGCCGATCCTGGTCGTCGATGACCACGCTCTGGACGCCGACGAAGCGCTGGGGCTCGTTCGCACCGGGAGTCCAACTGTTCCACGCGGTGTCCGGCCAGGGGTGGACGGTGCCGTCCTTCACCTCGGCGACGGAGACGGGGACGTCATCGGACCAACGGGGGAAGTTGACGAAGATCCGGCCCTGTCGGGACACGGCGACTCCAGTCCATTGGCGCGGGGATTCGGCCACGAGTTCGAGTTCGGGCGGGCGTGGGGGCTCGGCGCGCACGGGGGGGTGGGCGCAGGAGGTCGTCACGAGAGCGGCGGCGGCCAGGAGGGACAGACGCATGGGGGCTCCTTGGGTTGGGTGGTGCCACAATGCGAACGGCCTGGATTCCTCGCCACTGCTTCTTGAAGGTGTGAAGGGCTTCACATCCTCGCGGGATGCACCTGTGTATAAGGCCGTCGCTCGGCTCTTGAGCCCGAACGGGGGTACCCATGAAATCGACCCAGCCCTGGCTGTCCTGTCTCATCCTGATGTCCAGTCCCGCGCTCGCCGCCACTTCTGGCGCGGAGGTCCTGCCGGATCGCGCGGCCCTGGAGCGCTCGGCGGCCACCGCGATGCGGATCCTCACCACCGTTCCGAACACGGATGAGGCCTTGCTCCAGATGGAGGCGCTGATGCCCCACATGGGGGGCTTCTACCTCGGTGAGGATGGCGCGGCGCATGTGCTCCTGACGGAGGATGCCTCGGAAGGGGAGCGGCTCACCGCGCGCTCCATTGGCGACGCCGTCTCCAAGATGCGCTCCTTCGCCAGGGGCCAGACCCAGCAACGCCTGACGCCCACGGTGGTGGAGCCGGCGCGCTTCCGCTTCTCCGAACTGGCCCGCATCCGCGACTACGCCACGGACGTGTTGAACCTCGAGGACGTCCAGAGCCTGGATGCCAACGAGCGCGCCAACCAGGTGTCGGTGGGGGTGTTGTCCGAGGAGGCCGCGGAGCACGCCCGGGAATACTGGGCCCGGTTGGAGCTCCCGCCCGAGTCCCTGGAGGTGTTCCTCCAGCCGCGAATCGAGGCCATGGCGACCTTGAGCAGCTACGTTCGTCCGGTCCCGGGTGGCTACTCCATCCGCAATGGCAATTTCAGCTACACCACCTGTACCCTGGGCTATCCCGTCTTCAGCAGCGTGCTCGGCATGTTCGGCTTCATCACGAACTCGCACTGCACGGACGTCTCCGGCGGCGTGGAGAACACGAGCTTCTACCAGGGCAATCCCTTCGTCTTCGCCACGGAGTACCTGGATCCCATCTTCCAGACGTCCTCGAGCCTCGCGGGCTGCCCGTCCGGACAGCTCTGCCGGCTCAGTGACTCGGCCTTCGCGGGCGGCACGAACTACCCCTCGGGAGCCCTGAAGGAGATCGCCCAGACGATCAACTACTGCTCGCTGCCGCAGACGCATTGCAGCACGACCGTGAATTCCTCCTCGCCCGTCATCTATCCCCATGGCTTCGCCAGCTCTCCGCTCGTGGGCCAGTACTTCGAGAAGGTGGGCCAGACCACGGGCTGGACCTACGGGCAGCTCCAGCAGTCCTGCACGACGGTGCGTGACTCCGCGTCGGGCCACTACTTCGTGTGCCAGTACACCGTGGCCGCCGGAGTGGACGCGGGTGACAGTGGTTCGCCGGTCTTCACCTGGGACGGTACGAACAATCCCATTGGCGGCATCCTCTGGGGCGGTGATCCCACGTACCACGACTACTTCGTCTTCAGTCACTACTCGAGCATCAACACCGAGCTGGGCACGATGTACTACTACTAGCGCCGCGACCGTCCGGCGCGTGCGTGCGTCGGACGGCGGTGGGCGGCGAGGGCTGTGGTAAGTACCCGCGCCGCCCGCCCATGGTTCTCTCGTCCGCCTCGCGCAAAATCCTCTTCATCCTCCTGGCCCTGGTCGCGCTCGTCCCGAGCCTGCGTTTGAAGCACTACGCCGGGCCCAACCTCTACGGCATGCAGGCCCAGGCCTGGTTGGAGGGACGGTGGGATGTGCCGGGGCCCGTGGAGGACCTGAGCTTGTATGGGGAGCGCTACTACGTGGCCTTCCCCCCGTTCCCCTCGGTGGTGCTGTTGCCCGTGGTGGCGCTCACCGGGCATGAGCGCGTGCCCTATCGTGCCGTGGCGTTGGCGGTGGCCGGATTCGCGGCATGGATCGCCTGGCGGGTGTTGCGGCGGTTGGACATCCCCGAGGCGGATCGCCCCTGGCTGGTGGCGGCGCTGCTGGCGGGGACGGCCTTCTGGTACTGCGTGGTGCAGAGCGAGGCCGTGTGGTTCTTCGCGCACGTGGTGGCGGTGACGTGCTCGCTGCTGGCGCTGGAGGAGGCCCTGGGTCCGGCCCGGGGGGCGAGGGCGGGGCTGTGGGCGGGACTGGCCTTCCTGTCCCGCCAGTTGTGCGTCTACCTCGTCCCCTTCATCGCGCTGGTGGTGTGGTGGCGTCATGCGGAGGCCGGCCGCCGGCGGCAGGTGCGCGAGGGCGTGCTGGCGCTCGCGCTGGCGGGGGTTTGTGGCGGGGTGTACCTGCTGCTCAACGCCCTGCGCTTCGGGGACCCCTTCAACACCGGCTACGCGGGCATGCCCCTGAGCGAGTTCCTGGCCGAGCGCGTGGCGCGCTACGGCCTGTTCCATCCCGCGTACGTGCCCTTCAATTTCTTCCACATGTTCCTGGAAGGGCCGCACTTCGAGTTCGGGGGACCCCGGAAGCTGGCGCCCCTGGGCATCGACGGCATGGGCACGTCACTCACCCTGGCCAGTCCCTTCCTCTTCGTGGCCCTGGCGGCGAGGCCCGAGCGGCCCTTGCGGTGGGCGGCCTGGGGCATGGTGGGCCTGTCGCTCGTCCACATGCTGCACTACTACAACAACGGGTGGGTGCAGCTGAACGCGCAGCGCTTCAGTCTGGATTTCCTGCCGGTGCTGTGGGTGCTCATGGCATTGGGCACCCGGCATGTGGAAGCGCGTTGGTGGAAGGGATTGGTGGCCTGGTCCATCGGGCTCAACGTGCTCGTCTTGTCGCTGCTGCCCGAGCTCGTCCACGCCTGGCGCCGGCTGTGAGCCGGTGGCGCTCACGTGACGAGGCCCGTGACGGGTCTCGCGCGGGGCAGGGTGACGGTGACGCGGGTACGGGCGTTCTCGCTGCTCAACATCAGGCTCGCTCCGCCCGCGTAGGCGAGCGCGAGCCGCCGCTCCACGGTGGGCAGGCCGCTGCTGCCCTCGCGGGGGCCTTGGGAGGCGCCGGGATTCTCCAGGGTGAAGACGAGGGTGTCCTCCCGCGCCCGCACGGTGAGGTGGATGGCCCCCCGGTGTCCCGCCGCGGGCCCGTGCTTCACCGCGTTCTCCGCGAGCGGTAGCAGCACGAGCGGCGGCACGGGAAAGGACTCCAGGCCCGCGTCCACGTCCAGGGAGAGCTGGAAGAGGTCTGGGTCGCGCAGCAGGTGCAGATCGAAGAGGGTGCGCACCAGCTCCAGCTCGCGCTCCAGGGGCCAGGTGGCGGCGCGCACCCCGGCGAGCACGCTGCGCAGCATCGCGGACAGCCGCAACACGGCGGCCTCGGCCACGGCGCCGTCCGTCTGACACCACTCGGCGATGGCGTTGAGGGTGTTGAAGAGGAAGTGCGGATCCAGGTGGCTGCGCAGGGCGAGCAGCTGCGCCTGTTCGGCCTCCAGCGCGAGCCGGGCGGCGCGGGCACGCTCGAGGGCGAGGCTCTCCTCGAAGCCGATGTCGCGGCCCAGGCCCCAGCCGCCCACGAGGAAGAGCGCCGCGCAGACGGCGAGGCTGTAGCGATCCGTGAGGAAGGTGGGCCCGAGGTCCAGCACCTTGGGCACCACGGCGCCCCCGGACAGCACGACGCCCACGCCCACGGTGGCGTAGAGCAGCAGGCGGATGCCGCCGTGGCTCAAATCCAGGCCCTCGGGGAAGAGGACGCGGTAGGACACGGGGGCCACGGTCACGCAGAGCACGCACAACAGCAGGGCCAGGGGGGCGGCCATCGGCTCGCCCTCGCTGAAGCGCACCTGGGCGGCCACCAGCGGCACGCAGATGAGGACGATGGGCAGCAGCCGCCGGGGCAGGAAGAGCGCCTTGAGCGTGGCGCGGACCAGGGAGCCTTCGTTCATGGCTCAGCGCGTGAGCGCGTCCACCCGCGCGGTGGCGTCCCGGACGCAGTCGGTGAGGCCCACGCCCCGGTAGGCGTTGCCGGTGAGGGACAGTCCGGGCAGGTGGGCCAGGGCCGCGTCGATGGCCGCCAGCCGCTCCAGGTGTCCTCGGTTGTACTGGGGAATGCCCCGCTTCCAGCGGACGGCCTCGGTGAAGACGGGCTCGGCCGTCACGCCCGCCATGAGCCTCAGCTCCTCTTTCGCGAGCGTCACCAGTGCCGCCTCGTCCAGCTCCACCAGGTCCGGCCGGGTCGCGCCTCCAATGAGGCACGTATAGAGGATGCGGCCGCCCTCGGTGCGCCAGGGGAAGGTGGACGAGACGTGGATGACGCCGAGCACGCGCCGCCGCTCGGCCGCGGGCACCAGGAAGCCGAAGCCGTCCGGTGGAGGCACCGTGCCCGGCGCGAAGCCCAGGTGCACCACCGCCATGGGCGCGTAGACGATGCCCGCCAGGCGGTCCGCGAGCGGCGCGTCCAGGGGCCGCACGAGCTCCGCCGCCGTGTGCGCGGGCACCGCCAGCACCACCCGGTCCGCCTCCCTTTCCTCGCGCCGACCCGCTTCCTCCACCGTGACCCGCCAGCCGGGGCCCTCGCGCCGCAGCCCCACCACCCGGGCCCCCGTGTGGAGCACCGGGCCGAGCGCCTGGGCGAGCGCGTCCACCAGCACCCCCAGGCCGCCATCGAAGGAGGCGACGGCGCCCGTGGTGCTCGGTGTTCCCTCGGGAGGTGGGGGCGCCGCGCGTTTCTCCTTCCGGGCGCGCACCATGCCCACGAGCAGGCTGCGGTGCCGCTTCTCCAGGGCCGCCACCTGGGGGAAGCACGCCGCCACGCTCAGTGACTCCATGTCGCCCGCGTAGATGCCCGTCTGCATCGCGTCCACCAGCACCCGCGTCGCGGCCCGGCCCACATGCCGCCGTCCGAAGTCGGCCAGGGACTCATCGCCTCCCGGGGCCGGGGGCGTGAGGGGCTCGCCGAGCATGCGCAGCTTCGCGCTCCAGGGCAGCACATCCGAGCGCAGCAGGGCCGGGGGCGACTGGGGCAGGGCCCTCAGCCGTCCCCCCGTATAGAGGTAGCGCCGCTTCGCCGCGGGGTCCGCCGTCCGGATGCGCTCCTCGATGCCCAGACGGGCCGCGAGCGCGCGCAGCGTGGGCTCCCGGTCCAGGAAGCTGTTGGGGCCGGCCTCGGTGATGAAGCCGTCCCGGCGGTGGGTCTGGATGTTGCCGCCCGGACGCGCCGCCGCCTCCAACAGCGTCACGTCGGTGCCCCGCGCGTGAAGCCCCTGCGCGAGCACCAGGCCACTGATTCCGCCTCCAACGACGACGACGCGCATGTCCGCTTCCTCTCCGCTTACGGGTAGAGCGCTTCCGTCTTCCAGCCGTCTCCCTCGCGCAGGTAGACGAGCCGGTCGTGCAGCCGGCTCGGGCGCCCGTGCCAGAACTCGA from Melittangium boletus DSM 14713 includes the following:
- a CDS encoding SMP-30/gluconolactonase/LRE family protein, encoding MRLSLLAAAALVTTSCAHPPVRAEPPRPPELELVAESPRQWTGVAVSRQGRIFVNFPRWSDDVPVSVAEVKDGTVHPWPDTAWNSWTPGANEPQRFVGVQSVVIDDQDRLWVLDTGNAQFKGVIAPPRLHRFDLEGQLVRTYAFEPDISSGNSYLNDVRVDTRRDVAYLTDSQAGGLVVLDLKSGAARKVLREHPSTHAEDSGLTVMGKRLNRSIQSDGIALSLDGDTLYWTVLTGHSLWRIPTQALRDPALTDEALARQLERVATIVATDGILFDRHGTLWLGGLEDSSIARYVPGSAYEPVIQDARLRWPDSFAEGPEGKIYVTTTQIHLPPAERGPYGIYRFTP
- a CDS encoding glycosyl transferase family 39; protein product: MRRTAVGGEGCGKYPRRPPMVLSSASRKILFILLALVALVPSLRLKHYAGPNLYGMQAQAWLEGRWDVPGPVEDLSLYGERYYVAFPPFPSVVLLPVVALTGHERVPYRAVALAVAGFAAWIAWRVLRRLDIPEADRPWLVAALLAGTAFWYCVVQSEAVWFFAHVVAVTCSLLALEEALGPARGARAGLWAGLAFLSRQLCVYLVPFIALVVWWRHAEAGRRRQVREGVLALALAGVCGGVYLLLNALRFGDPFNTGYAGMPLSEFLAERVARYGLFHPAYVPFNFFHMFLEGPHFEFGGPRKLAPLGIDGMGTSLTLASPFLFVALAARPERPLRWAAWGMVGLSLVHMLHYYNNGWVQLNAQRFSLDFLPVLWVLMALGTRHVEARWWKGLVAWSIGLNVLVLSLLPELVHAWRRL
- a CDS encoding sensor histidine kinase, whose amino-acid sequence is MNEGSLVRATLKALFLPRRLLPIVLICVPLVAAQVRFSEGEPMAAPLALLLCVLCVTVAPVSYRVLFPEGLDLSHGGIRLLLYATVGVGVVLSGGAVVPKVLDLGPTFLTDRYSLAVCAALFLVGGWGLGRDIGFEESLALERARAARLALEAEQAQLLALRSHLDPHFLFNTLNAIAEWCQTDGAVAEAAVLRLSAMLRSVLAGVRAATWPLERELELVRTLFDLHLLRDPDLFQLSLDVDAGLESFPVPPLVLLPLAENAVKHGPAAGHRGAIHLTVRAREDTLVFTLENPGASQGPREGSSGLPTVERRLALAYAGGASLMLSSENARTRVTVTLPRARPVTGLVT
- the hemG gene encoding protoporphyrinogen oxidase, with protein sequence MRVVVVGGGISGLVLAQGLHARGTDVTLLEAAARPGGNIQTHRRDGFITEAGPNSFLDREPTLRALAARLGIEERIRTADPAAKRRYLYTGGRLRALPQSPPALLRSDVLPWSAKLRMLGEPLTPPAPGGDESLADFGRRHVGRAATRVLVDAMQTGIYAGDMESLSVAACFPQVAALEKRHRSLLVGMVRARKEKRAAPPPPEGTPSTTGAVASFDGGLGVLVDALAQALGPVLHTGARVVGLRREGPGWRVTVEEAGRREEREADRVVLAVPAHTAAELVRPLDAPLADRLAGIVYAPMAVVHLGFAPGTVPPPDGFGFLVPAAERRRVLGVIHVSSTFPWRTEGGRILYTCLIGGATRPDLVELDEAALVTLAKEELRLMAGVTAEPVFTEAVRWKRGIPQYNRGHLERLAAIDAALAHLPGLSLTGNAYRGVGLTDCVRDATARVDALTR